The sequence CGTGCAGTTCACAACTGCTTGCACCTGCTTTTCTAAAGCTAAGCATTCTTTGCTTCTTCTCACATAATTTAAGGACGTTGGCGATAGAGGATTTATGATTTTTATAGCTTCCTTGGTgttggctgctgtcttgccgagtagACGCAAGCTCATTACCGACTACTTCGCTATTTGTTTCCAGGCTAACTAATTACTCACTACTACACTACTGATTACCACGCTACCTCATAACGCACTACTACACGTGAATATCTcaggaaatatctacaaagattccaaagctaccttggttcttcagaagaaaaatagaaagtTATTTATCAAAGAAGAGGTCAGGCAAGGAgcgacaatctctccaatgctattcactgcatgcctgcatgattggaagaagtattcaagctattaaactgggaaagcttaggagtgaggatctatggtgaatatcacagccaaggcggcgctgctctgcctgcagaaccctgacaggtctagccttggggttgcgctgctctcttcaagactgacggcccttcaggacgcaggatgctcactatccctgcattggctaccggcacacgtggggatcccgggcaatgaagaggcggacactcttgcaaaaaatgcccaccactcaagcgtccccctcagccctgctgtaacggctgCAGACTTCTCGACCTGGTGCTATAGCAGTGCAAAATCACTTCGCCGAGTTCGCCGATGGTGCGGGTGACGCGTGCGGTGGGAAGGGACGTGGGCGCCGTCGCGTTGGCCGTCTTTGACAAAAGTATGACGGCAAAGCAAAAGCTAGCTAAAAGACTTCCTGGAATTGCGCTTCGTACCCTGCCCGTCCGGGGCAGTCATCCCTGGCTCCAACAGCCCCGACAAGAAGACACTGCTGGTCTTCATCGAAGAATTTAATGTCGGCCAACGAAAACCGCAAAACCGGCGGTTATACCATGTGTCCCAGcgaacgttagccaagctgctcaatgaaaaaagaaaacccaaGGATTTAGAAACCACAGTGCAAGACAATTACGAAACCTGCGGAGTCCGGTCATCAGAAGTCTGATAACCGAACAGCGTAGGTCATAAACTCGTATCTTGCAACGTGTCTTCCCttatcgttcttttctttttcttgggggggggggggggggaggggggggtcgaCGTTCACTGGCACACCCTATAGGCCTCCATGGAATTAGTTTTTGGCGTGCCTCTCGTCAGCTGTCACTCTAGGCGGTGATCACTGGCCACGTCGTGAACTTGTGGTGCGTTTGACCACGTGTTCGACAGATGGATAGATGTGCTGGAAGTTTCTCATCACGTCTCGTATTTCTCGACTCACGTGCCCCTTTTCAACATGGTGCAGAGTCAACAACACCACCACCAACCAGGCACAAGTTCATTCGGTACAACGCCTGCAGTCGTGACACGGTGCCCGGGCAACTGTGTAAATTGGTGCTGGTTCAACGCAAAATGTCAACAAACATGTGCATTGCGCCTAATAAATTCAATGTATATTTCTGTTTCACGAAACGCCACACCTACATCAGAGCAGTTACATCGTTGTGTTGCGATTTCATAAGTGAGAAATTGCATTTGGGCGTTTAGCCTTGCAATACTATAAGCATTGTATTGCACCTGTATCAATTTGCCCAAACATTTGGGCCATTAATGTTACGCTTTCTCAACCTTTGCTTTATTACTTGCACAAGTATATAAAAGAATCTTCAGTTATCGTCGATACTTTCACTTGtagcacaaatacattttcccAGTCATTCATACCTCGGATGTCACTAGAGTCCAACCACCTTACCGCGAACACTCTACCAGTGTTAATTCCTGCTTTCGTGATGCCTTAGCACATTACTTACTAAACTGCGGTTTCATACTCTCGCATGTTATATTTTTACTATTAGTTCATTTTGCCGGCATATTGTATTTCTGTCACATTACTGTGTATTTAAGCTTGTACTGCCTATTTtgtatgtttcttttcttttttcgcgtatTATCTGTGACAAGTCCTGTAAACCACTCCACTCTGTAATGCCTTGAAAGGCCCTTAGGgtattatcaatcaatcaataaataaataaataaataaataaataaataaatatgcgggGTATCCGACTGTATACAGTTATTTTTCATTACGAACCaatgaaagaaacagaaataAATGGAGCCAGTGCTGGAAGCGACGAGGAGAGAAACTTGcaggaagcttaagcttcgcctttaaaagtggaacgcgatagcgttcaaagtgcttatcacgcttcctggcaactggagctcatgtaaccgcaatgtttcctgcgaaacgctggccgcgaacgctatatGCAAGAAGGCGGGCTTCGTGATATAAATGCGGCCCCGAGCGCGGCtcgcgatgcgacggaggcgagcgccagctgctCAAGGATTTTTTGGTTGTagcagctaatgcacgtgccaCAGGTTAACTGCACCGAGCATTCCACTACTGCGACAGGATCGGTGGCTAGGTTTTACTGCTTCACGTGTTCGCCTTTTGCTTAGAGGGCTGCTAAACCAGTGGGCTACTCACAAGAACCTCAAGGGGGTTATAAGCCAGgtgttttgtaaaaaaaatgtggTGCTCTGCAATGACTGTGCTATTTGCGATAAACCCTAATTAAGCTGTCAGCGTTTTGTAATGTTTAGAATTTTTTTACCACATTGCTGATGTATTGCATTAACTTCCTCCCTCTAAAGTGCTATTACAATCACAAATATGTGACTAATGTGTAGGCGACGCATTCAAGGTTGTTCCAACGCGCTGTCCTTCCACGGTGACTCCTATGAACTGCACTTTAAACAAGGCATACGCACGCCAACCTCGGCAAGAGGTGGATGCAAAAACGCTCCTCGTTGTCTCCGCTGCGCGGTCGGTCCTCGCAGTTTCTACGTGCAATGAGAGCAGTGAGACACTTCATTAAATTCTCTCGGCATCTACAATGCTGAAAGAGAAAGCTACTTGTCAGCATGAGAGCATCCCAGCGGAAAAACTAAGCGCGACAAAATAATTCGCCCGCACGAAGGTGTGCAGACGCCGCGAGAAACTACGGCACCTTCACGGCGCCCCTGCCAGCAACGCCGTCACGCGGCAGGAACGCGTTTTGTGGCCAGCCTTCAGAAGGCGGTCTTAACAGCTCCCGACCCTACCAAGGCACCCGCACAcgggcgcgcgcaaatggcggatgaCGCGGCTGGtatgtgaatggtagaaacgctggaaaaggggtttctttgagtttttgcgtaaccgaattacgttttctcgtatagtcaactTACAATGCGAGGGCTatgatgtctgtaggttgtgtgaaaGTCATAGTTTACAATTTTCCCATGCATTcttgcttgagaaattcaattagttcagtaaattcctcGTGTCACATGGAGTGCCTGGGTAAGGTTGGTTCGAAAACCTTTTTGCCGAAATCACGTGAGACGCCGGAcgctgacaccggattttctatgacacgggctccttaacggtGTCGCGCTAAAATGTGTACAACGTCGCCTTTATACTTAACTTTCCCAAGGTTGTATTCCTCTCGCTTACGCCCATTGCTGACAGCCTTTTACAAATTGTCTGTCTTTATTAAACGTCCCTTTTATTTTAATGCTTAAGCATTACTATGCTTGcccaacgagaaaaccgtccGTCCGTGCCTGAGTCCGTTCGTCCCGTAAAACTACCGCTTTCGAAATAGCTctcacagcagcgagcgaatttacttTTGTGTGGCCTCTCGCTGCAACGACAACGAAGCGGAGAGAACAtggcgctcacggagctctctgAACACGCCTCACTCAGCCACTttcgccgatcgctttcaagatacgggcctgTGCGAGTCTCTTCAACGCTAAGTAaccggcgagaacacagcacgcgaagctatcagcagtcgctACTTTTTGTCGgcatcgtagatcgctttcaggGCGCGGCCCGCGCGGTGGTGCCTTACgaagccgccgcctgagtacATTTGGTCACGGCCGCGCGGTGGTGCCTTACgaagccgccgcctgagtacatttggtcacggttcataatggtctgacgcggatggataaggcgctaaagagcgataacgactTATAATGATTGGAGCCTCATCAGCGCACCTAGCGCCGCCAGCTGCAgcactttgcttgcgtcatcaacgCTCCTTGCGCCACCGTCcacaccagttcgtgtcgccacagTGCTGTCGATCGTACTGGCCTGATTAagcttcataacattgataatgacaccaggctgaGTAAAGATGAGTAAGTAGCACAATGATTACGcacacttagacaactcccagaggagtttctccGTGATTTATTTGTTTCCCTTCCCCACATCCTACTCTACAAGGAGTAAGGACGATGTATTAGGACGGCGGGCCAATGTTCCTTCTAGCAAATATCTAATCTATTTCTCTTGGccagagaagagtaaatcctaGATATTAACGCTGCCACAATTACAGTACATGTAACTGCTTCACGGAGCCTTAAAGAagcgctgcagaaaaaaaagaaagaaaaattaaaaataaggACATTTTTGTCATACCGCAGCCTTTTGGCTCGAGTGGCTTGAGGTGGTCTGATTAAGGGGATGCACGGCCTGATGAGGGGGCTAACAATCGGCATGAGGAGCGTTAGCTTGCCAGCCTACAAGCTCATTCTTGGAAACAACGCTTCAAGAAACTGAGAACTCCGGTGTGAACTACTGACGCAGGTTTCGAAGCACCCCGTTCTCGAATACAGTACTGGGAAAGTAGTGAGCATGTTAAACGATTATGGACTCTTTCATGCCCTCAAAAGTGCATGGAAGACGAATTTGGCTAAGTTCCACCACATATAAAAGCGTGTAAAAAAACAGACGCGAGTTTGAAACATTACTGAAAAGGCGAAGTACGTTTGGAGCCTCCAGAATTACAGTTGTTTTACACGTCATTCACGTGATCATGTGGTTCACGTGATTTTACACGTGATCGATTACTCGATGAGTAACGTggtgttgagagagagagagatagagagagagaggaaaggggaaaggcagggaggttaaccagagaaaaagatccggttggctaccctacgctggggagagaggggagggggaggtaaagtggtaacaaagtagagataaggaaaggaaggaaaggaaatgtCTAGGAGGGAAGTATGGGGTGACATCGCCCTGATAAGGACACTAAGTGTAAATATTAAGTTAAGATAAACTGATAAGATCAGGGCTCGAGAACGTCTtaagcgtcaatattatcgcgaacagagatTTAGTAATCGATAGACTGATGTAAGTAGAAAACACAATTAGAGACACAtctgggacattcaagtacttgcccgatgacgaatgTACTCCTCATCATAATTCTGTCACTTTCAAAGGAGAGTCGGAGTAAACGAGCCTGGAGGAACATTAATGCTGTTTCTACACATGTGCATTAACGTGAGGAACGCGTACCCTTACACAGGGTGATCGTTGcaaagatggatggatggatgcaaaactttaatgaaagtACTGAGGTACGCGATTCAgggcgctgcgggccgctcccacgttgggacagtcagggcATGCCctaccgccgcatcgtgggccctctggataaAGGCTACGCCGTGTTTTCCAAAGGGCTTGAGGACGCGCGATGCTAAGCAAAACGGGTGAATGTGAAGCAGTCGCCGTAGGCTTCACTGAAACCCTTCCGCGATTCCAGGCTGCCAGTAGGCCACGCTTTGAGAAACACCGCCTTGTTCGTCATTGATGCTGTCTACGCCCCAATCAGCGTAACGCACTGACCTGGACACGATGTAGTCCATGACGAACGATCCGATGTAGTCGAGTGGCTCGAAGGAGTCGTGACGGTCCTTGCGGTCGCGCGTCTTGAACGTCGGGTGCAGCAGCGCCTTAAGGAGTATGTTGGGGTTTTGGAAGTGGTAGTCTCCCAGGTGGTCGCGCACGAACTCCTGGGGCACGCGCAGTGATAGCGCCTGCTTCAGGTCCGGCGCCACCTGaaggtgctccaggcccactgCACCACCACCACCCGACGATCCCTGTGGTGCATTGTTGCTGCCCCCTGCGTCCAAGATCGATCGAAAGCAGTAAGCATACTTCTTAACGGATCGACGGTATGTTTCGTGTTTAGTCCCCGATGACTTAAGGATGCAGTGGTAAGCACACCACTGTCCAACTGCATATTGGATCTATGCACCAGCCAATTAAGTTCGTTCATTTCTGTTACGTCCCGGTGGAGGCGAACTGTTTAGTAAAGcgcaagcattctttgccaccggaaagtCCATGGGTAGACACGCGTAAGCTacgaaaagcaagcaagcaaaactaAGCAAGAACGGTCACAGACGAGCCAAACAATTTTTACGCACTCGCAGGCGATACTCAAAATTCGTATAGCTTTTTGTGATAGAAGCAGGTCACGCTCGTAAATGGCCAAGTTTTCCATCAAATGGTGTCAGCAAATGCCCAGGTCCGTAAGTATTGCACAAAAGCGCTGCATACAGTGATTCCTGAAGGCAACCAGACTCCGCGCCCATCTATAGGACAGAGCGCTTACATTACGTCGGATGCACCAACGCACACAAAACCCGCCCTGCCTTTCTGTCCTTCTCTAAATATTTTCCTCCCCTTTCTTCTTTCTGCATTGTAGAGTGACCAACCGCGCTCAGTCCTGGTTCGTTTCATTGACCCCTTTATAGCTCACCTCCCACCGACGTTCGTTACAATGCGCAGATTTCTACCACCGTCATCTTCGGGGCTGCCGCATAGTGATAAAAATGAACATCTTATGGAGGTCAACAGAGCCCAAGCTGAGCACGTCCTTCTATGGCTTCGATCTATGGGTGGTGCTAATTTTATGAAGCCTTGCTTCCAATAGAACGATGTGGAGTAGTAGTCTTCTGGAGGGGGAGAGGTAGATAAAAAATGATTCAGCATATATCGGAATAACACGAAGCCTTGCAAAGATTGCAACCGAGGCTCAAGGGAGAAGGCTTTTGTGGTTCGTCAATGCAAAGCGAAAATAGAGAGGTATGTTGGTAAAATTCAATAACGATTGAATATTTTGCCATGAGGTAGCGAGGTGAGCCGGAGAAAAGGTGTGCGAGAGACGACGATACCTAGGACATCACAAAGTTCGAGAGAGAGCTGTCGACTAACCGAGCGAAATGGCTATATCAGAAAACCATCTATGCGTTTTCaatgtatttcaataggcggcATCAGAGTTGGGCACGAGCTTCTCCTTCGTCATCCTCAAAACTAGTATTCGAAACGACTTTCGCAGGAATAGGTTCAATTAATGGTGTGGTGGTCGGACTAACACGACGCGAAAGAAGATTGTGCGGCTTTTTACCGTCGCCACATCTGGTTCTAAACATAGTGACTTGACAGCGTCAATGTGAATTTTCTTGCTAATATAATTTACAAACTTAATTAGTCTATAAGCTCTCCATAAACAGATTTTTCGTGTTGCCTTCATGCAAGCCACTGTCCTTCAATAACTTTCTAGCTATAGGcaattacatcatcatcatcagcagcagcatcatcatcatcatcatcatcagcttcatcatcagcagcagcagcatcagcatctttaatgtccgctgcaggacgaaggtgcgatctccagttacccctgtcctgcgccaaccgattacaactagcgcctgcgaatattcttaatttcatcacctcacctagtcttctgccatcctagACTGCGTTTCCctcctcttggcacccattctgtaaccctaatggtccaccggttacctaacctacgcgttacatgacctgcccagcctcatttctttctcttaatgtcaattagaatatcggctagccctgtttgctctctgatccacgccgctctcttccCGTTTCTTAACGTTACGCATAACATTCTTCGTcgcatcgctctttgcgcggtcgttaactcgttttcgagcttctttgtcagtctcaaagtttctgccccatatgttagcaccggtagaatgcattgattgtacacctttgttttcaatgataatggtaagcttttaTGTCAGAATGTGACAATGCGTGCCGAATGCGCTCCAGCTCATGTTTATTCTTATGTAGCTTTGCATCTCATTATGAGGGTTCCTTGCGAGTAATTGACATAgctaaacgcactccttcacagactctagaggctgactggcggtcctgaactcttgttcccttgcccggctatcgatcattatctttgtcttctgaatattaatcttcaacctcactcttatactctttctgttaaggtcaccaatcatttgttttaactcgtccccagtgttgctgaacaggacaatgacaTCTGCAGACCGAacgttgctgaggtattcaccgttgattctcactcctaagtcttcccagtttgatagcttgaatatttcttccgaGCACGCAGTgggtagcattggagagattgtgtctccttgtctgaccctttcTTTTCATAAGtatgttcctacttttcttgtggagaattaaatACATCATCAATGACATCATACGGACCATAATTGCGTAGAAATATGTGGCCTCAACTCAGTGGAGAAATCTCTTCAGAAATGTAGCGATCCATGTAAAGAAAAAAGTCAAGATCCGGTTTGGCTCGTGGTTTGGGTGTTTCCAAAGGGCTTGCCCGGGATcttgttaagaggaagctatagctcgggcCCGACTCCGATGCCACCTATTAAAATACGCGTAAGACGCAGAAATGCGTTTCTGAGGTAACAAAAGGGCTGATTTGAGAGAAAATTTTAAATGCTAGCGGTTTCTGcaagcggaatattgatttagggtCCGAATTTTTTAAAGGAGCTTTCAAAAATTGATAAGTTCGGTAAGAATggaagcaagaagtttacaaattcgcagCATGGAactaagaacagatatcgcagttctctaaactgcatccgttagagcactgaaagcggacaaattcacaTCTCAgatgaatttgttacattgtttgcaAGGGtgttgcaaaagtcctactcacatattagcgGCATATTTGAGAGccatatacagggcgtcccagttaactttagccagagttaaaaagtATGCAAATGTCatgcagctggacagaacaaaggtaatgttgtttgccgtcgcttggagatattcgaACTATATTTTAATTCTACCGAATTAGATAATTCTTCTTAATTAACCAGCTTCTCAAATACTATAAGTAGATGGAAAGTGTCAATGCGAAAATTGTAGGGCGACATGAAAGCcccccgatacagctttgtgttgctcaatacgtgctgcgtaaaagtgtttttccgagcggaaATAAgaccgcaaatgcacgcaaaattgccgcgcgacaggCCGCTCGAGGTGCAAGGCCACTGTTATTCAGCGTCTGTATTTGGCCCATTTCTGTCTGTCTTCGTCTTACCGCGCTGTGTCGCACTTCAGACGCCACGCAGTTGACGCCAACTAGACCAAAGTCAAACACTGCTGGGTTTCAATAATCCCTATTCCAGCTTCTTGCGCTTTCACTCGAATAATAATCAGCCATGATGCTTCCGAGAATTACCAATTTGAACCAATAAAACAAATTGTGTCGCTGCAGGGCTGAAAGAATCCGTAAAAATATTattttgagaaagaaaaaaagaagaaatcgctAGTAGCGGGTTCAGTTTCAATCGTCGTCAGTAAAACGAGCAAGCAGCAGCGCTGGGTCAAGTAGCTCTATATAAAACCAAATGAATTATCGAATCGAATAATTAAAGCCCCATTAAAAGTTACATAACTAGGTATCCGAACATCACAGGATGTTCACAGGAAGATGGCGGCTCGAAGTGATTAACAGTGACCAAACAAGGTATACCCTTGTTGAcgtgatttcatttcattttcttacatattttttatattgttgtttccgctatgagaaaagcAGTAGCCGTCACTAATATAAGGTGACTccatttccttctttcattctcattaaaaaaaaaaaaaaaacggaatatcCTTGGAGGCAACGTTTGGAGGCAACAAGGGGTCTTCGCGATAGCATCGACTGCTTTCCTTAGCAGCGTTTATGCATCCGTACTAAGGTAGTTGAATTTCATATCTATAATTCACTGTTATGGATTACTGCTTGCAACAAATCTTTAGCCGTCTAGCTACTGCTTTCTGAAATACTAGTTGACGCTAAGACCAGTAAATTAACGCCACCACATGTTTTGAAGTTGACGATCCTTTTTTGCGACGAGGAAGCTGCAAGTGACAGACTCTGGCAcgtttctctttttcttatttactttttttGATGTACTTGAAAGCATCGGCTGTTCATCAGGAACATTTGGACAAGACAGCCGATTTACAAATGGCAATACTGTTTGGTAACCCATCTTCGTGTAATCGCAACGCGTTTCACTTTTAAGCAAAAGTCCACTGTCGAATGAATCACCGAGACGCAAATTAGAGGAAGATTCTGAACCCGGACAGAAAGGCGACTCACCATTGATGGAGAACGGTGCGGCTGCATTCCGGCCACCCTGAATGTTGAATGAAAGTAAACGCGGTGTCGGTACTTTCTCAAGCATGCAGCAGCAAAAGATGGCAGGCATTCAGTCTATATCTAAGCGaaattctatttttctttttgttcctttgTCTACGGCAGGTTCAGCTTTTGCAAGCTGGAAGTGTCGCGTTTAAATGTGTGCATCAACAAGTACGAAACTTAAGTAAAAACATTTGCTGTAATCTTGAATCTCGTTACCGCGAACGCGAATGGAGGATACAATTACTCAAATTAATTTCGTCCTTCACCGTGTTTAACTGGTTACTAAAGAGGTAACAACTGCAGTTATTAACAGCTCAGCTAGCTAGACACTCATCAATGCGTCATTAGTCGCATTGCAATTGAAATATTAGAACAAATGCGCAATTGAATTTATGTCGAAGCTTTACGTCGATTTCCTCGTCTGCGTGTGTGGGTGTTTTGTAATCGCTATGCTGGAGATTTTGCATATCAGGAAAGAACACATTAAGTCCTACGACAACGTGGTTGCAAGACAATGACGTGAATCATAAAGCTCAAAATAAAACTACAAGCTCCTGCGCAAGTGCATGTACGTCAGAGATGGGGCGCACATTACAAACACAATGCCAGCGATCACAGATACAAGAGCCATGTAAACAAGGAATCACAAGGAAATGCTGAACCATTAATATATGCAATTGTAGATTAGCATTTCGTGGTTAGATTTCAAACATGCCAAAGGCATATCTCACCTGCTGTCCGGCAGCAAGTCCACAAGCGACAGAGAAGAGCACCTGCACAGAAATGACGATTATTACTGATGCTCTTAAAGTAATTCTTCAATATACATGCGATATGAGCCCGCAGTAATGACAACGTTATGTGCACTGACATTCTTATTTCACCGTAATGAGGGCTGCTGTGCTGCAGAAAgaacaatatatttttttataagACTTCCGTGTGGCTTGATAAAGCGGCAAGCAGAAGCAACCGAGACAGAGGCAGGGCATTTttagcaaaaaaataataaggaaGCCGAGTAATCAGCACATAAATGTGTGGCACTATGTTTTCCAAAGTCAGCAAATGAACGGATGCAATCACGACTTCAATGAGTGCGTGAACGAATGAAATTCTCGAAAATTAATAAAAGAATACTCATCATTGCACTACCATGATTAATTATTTTGAGCCCTGCTTGTGCAAGACATTTTGGGTATTAAATAACAAGTGTTGTGTGATCGACATAAATGTATGTACGTTGTACTTCACTGCgcacggtcgccgcgatggagtcccccgaaccggcttcttgcgtgaaaggtaggcaatcgcCGAGAGTAAGCTGTGTGAAATATGTGCTtacagtgggctgtctgtataaccaaatggtgCATAACGGAATGATGTCTCAATGCAGCGATTGCTTGTCTAATCGACATAAATGTATGTCCGTTGTACTTCACTATGGTTAGTGAAGGATGGCCGGAAGTCCCCAATCTATAGTTATAGGTTTCTGTAGAAATCTCTCAGCTTTCACTGATTATTTAttttacgtttctttttcaatcaaTTAAcaagttaattattcaatcaaTTTTTATTGTACCAAGAAATATAGTACAAACAGGCATATAAAGGCGGGACTCGAGAAGCGTAAGGCCGTACTAGGGGTACCTGTAGTAAGCATATCTGTATTATCATACGGTAAACATATGTGGCTTCATAAGGAGGAACTTAAGGTACTGAATTATTCAGAAAATGCAGGGTAAGATTTAAAATAATACGCACAATCAATGCACATAATACTAACCGTATCCGGCTTGCGATACGGCTAAACGGACGTAACGTGGAGCTATCGTGCCCGCATCATTTGTGGACACGGCATTTCGACATGTGTCAGCCTAGATCCCCACACTGCGGTTGTAATGGCGCCACAAGCACACGAACTGGCGAGTAGGGTATCCACAAGTCACGAACACAACGTCGGCTGCACTACACGCATCGCACGATGTGGAGAAAAGAAGCGAACATGCTCTTAACTTACCAACAGGATCAAGTTCCCGGAAGGTGCCGCCATGTCTTCCTGGTGGGTTCGAAAGCACCAGGTGAGTCAGCAGTGGACAACGCCACGCGGTATACCTGCGTGTAGTTGGAGCGAGAACAACTTACTAGGTCTTGCAGACGCGAATCACAAGCAAGCCTTCGCCAGCGCGAAAGAAAGGCATTCTCCCCGCACCGACGACGACCGAGCGTTTCCTGTTGCGACAACCCACGTTGGCACACGCGGCGTAAGGGGGGCCGGGCGAGTTTCCACGGTGACAGGAAACACCTCCCACTTTCCTCTCAGACAAGTTACTCGGAACACCGCCTCCTTGCCTTCGAAACGCCCTCCACGAGTTGC comes from Dermacentor andersoni chromosome 9, qqDerAnde1_hic_scaffold, whole genome shotgun sequence and encodes:
- the LOC126528054 gene encoding ribonuclease 3-like, coding for MAAPSGNLILLVLFSVACGLAAGQQGGRNAAAPFSINGGSNNAPQGSSGGGGAVGLEHLQVAPDLKQALSLRVPQEFVRDHLGDYHFQNPNILLKALLHPTFKTRDRKDRHDSFEPLDYIGSFVMDYIVSRYVLMNARNKSQHHMAQVKASVLRQDSLAYFAVKNNFHKFVFVDRPVEKASLREFADGLRSVQALSDLKYAKKKRSFVYKFFKSVFGAIFVDSGYNVQVVEPILLKMIKRDIDLLL